A DNA window from Eikenella exigua contains the following coding sequences:
- the pta gene encoding phosphate acetyltransferase, which produces MPNFLLVPIGTKTGLTSISLGLLRALQHSGCRPVYYKPVSHKPTPAGDTEAAIVFANKLFHLNPPHPQPLSKVEELVGAGRDDDLIELMVSDFDQVTAAEHDVAIIEGMVPDSERGFLTSKNAQIAAALNANVILVAAAGNHSAEQVADQINLAAQEYANSHTDVAGFIINRYHGNDSKAFAQTVAAKVRGDIPCMGVLPFAPEQSPCRVADIAGYLNAQVIAGQEHLGNRTKEIVVAAQNAAHMHHRITSGALVITPGDREDILMAASLKILSGVPVAGLLLTCGTAPSPAVQGIISPALSQNVPVLLTEHDTFATAYALAHQDQTIPADDTERMETMVEFVAEHIDAEELCRHIGRPRQLLMSPPAFRFRMMEQARAANRRIVLPEGDEPRTVEAAAICQSKGIARCVLLAKPEAVREVAANRGITLPEGLEIIDPDTIREQYVAPMVELRKNKGLTPGLARQALEDSVVLGTMMLQQDDVDGLVSGAVHTTANTIRPALQLIKTAPGASLVSSVFFMLMPEQVFVYGDCAVNPEPTAEELADIAIQSAESAKAFGIDPKVAMISYSTGTSGSGADVEKVKEATRLAQEKRPDLLIDGPLQYDAASVPSVGRQKAPDSKVAGQANVFVFPDLNTGNTTYKAVQRSANVLSIGPMLQGLRKPVNDLSRGALVDDIVYTIALTAIQAVQMGK; this is translated from the coding sequence ATGCCAAACTTCCTCCTCGTGCCTATCGGCACCAAAACCGGCCTCACCAGCATCTCACTCGGCCTGCTGCGCGCCCTGCAGCACAGCGGCTGCCGTCCGGTGTACTACAAACCGGTATCGCACAAGCCCACCCCCGCCGGCGACACCGAAGCCGCCATCGTATTTGCCAACAAACTGTTCCACCTCAACCCGCCGCACCCGCAGCCGCTCTCCAAAGTGGAAGAGCTGGTGGGCGCAGGGCGTGACGACGATTTGATCGAGCTGATGGTATCCGATTTCGACCAGGTTACCGCCGCCGAGCACGATGTAGCTATTATTGAAGGCATGGTGCCCGATAGCGAACGCGGCTTCCTCACCAGCAAAAACGCGCAAATCGCCGCCGCGCTCAACGCCAACGTAATTCTGGTGGCCGCAGCCGGCAACCACAGTGCCGAACAGGTGGCCGACCAAATCAACCTAGCCGCACAGGAATACGCCAACAGCCATACCGACGTGGCCGGCTTCATCATCAACCGCTACCACGGCAACGACAGCAAAGCCTTCGCCCAAACCGTGGCCGCCAAAGTGCGCGGCGATATCCCCTGCATGGGTGTGCTGCCTTTCGCGCCAGAACAATCGCCGTGCCGCGTGGCCGACATTGCAGGCTACCTGAACGCCCAAGTGATTGCCGGCCAAGAGCATTTGGGCAACCGCACCAAAGAAATCGTGGTGGCCGCGCAAAACGCCGCCCACATGCACCACCGCATCACTTCCGGCGCGCTGGTGATTACCCCCGGCGACCGTGAAGACATCCTGATGGCCGCCTCGCTGAAAATCCTCAGCGGCGTGCCGGTGGCCGGCCTGCTGCTCACCTGCGGCACCGCGCCTTCGCCCGCCGTACAGGGCATCATCAGCCCCGCGCTGAGCCAAAACGTGCCGGTATTGCTCACCGAACACGACACTTTCGCCACCGCCTACGCGCTGGCGCACCAAGACCAAACCATCCCCGCCGACGACACCGAACGCATGGAAACCATGGTGGAATTCGTGGCCGAACATATTGATGCGGAAGAGCTCTGCCGCCACATCGGTCGGCCGCGCCAGCTGCTGATGTCGCCGCCTGCCTTCCGCTTCCGCATGATGGAACAGGCGCGCGCCGCCAACCGCCGCATCGTCCTGCCGGAAGGCGACGAACCGCGCACCGTGGAGGCCGCCGCCATCTGCCAAAGCAAAGGTATCGCCCGCTGCGTGCTCCTGGCCAAACCGGAAGCTGTGCGCGAAGTGGCCGCCAACCGCGGCATCACTCTGCCTGAAGGCTTGGAAATCATCGATCCCGACACCATCCGCGAGCAATACGTTGCCCCGATGGTAGAGCTGCGCAAAAACAAAGGCCTCACCCCCGGCTTGGCGCGCCAGGCGCTGGAAGACAGCGTCGTGCTCGGCACCATGATGCTGCAGCAAGACGACGTGGACGGCTTGGTATCCGGCGCGGTACACACCACCGCCAACACCATCCGCCCCGCCCTGCAGCTGATTAAAACCGCCCCCGGCGCCAGCCTGGTGTCCAGCGTGTTCTTCATGCTGATGCCCGAGCAGGTGTTCGTGTATGGCGACTGCGCCGTGAACCCCGAGCCCACCGCCGAAGAGCTGGCCGACATCGCCATCCAATCGGCCGAATCCGCCAAAGCCTTCGGCATCGATCCCAAAGTGGCCATGATTTCCTACTCCACCGGCACCTCCGGCAGCGGCGCCGATGTGGAAAAAGTGAAAGAAGCCACCCGCCTGGCGCAGGAAAAACGCCCCGATCTGCTCATCGACGGCCCGCTGCAATACGACGCCGCCAGCGTGCCCAGCGTAGGCCGCCAGAAAGCGCCCGACAGCAAAGTAGCCGGCCAAGCCAACGTGTTCGTCTTCCCCGACCTGAACACCGGCAACACCACCTACAAAGCCGTACAGCGCAGCGCCAACGTATTGAGCATTGGCCCCATGCTGCAAGGCCTGCGCAAACCGGTAAACGACCTCTCGCGCGGCGCATTGGTGGACGACATCGTCTACACCATCGCCCTCACCGCCATCCAGGCCGTGCAGATGGGTAAATAA
- a CDS encoding sugar transferase codes for MKTIKMILRFIAAALVILIAPAWWFWPPREWTHPTATNLSSYSLLLAGLLLSYALSRNLTRFPGERSKLSVIPVAAIGLGLPLVFAAMLRLPYSVYYLAAGFVLTVLYLFAETWLEKRHIRHLYYIDVEGMRDLPQLSNIRWHELAEPRLPETGRVNTVVTNLHAPDLGADWQRFLADCTLRGIAVYNIRQVEESLTGRVKIRHMYENDLGSLLPSPAYMAIKQALEALMVVASLPLTLPLMLATALAIRLESPGPVLFVQNRVGRGGREFKIYKFRSMVCDSEKHGAQLAQEGDARVTRTGRFIRKTRLDELPQFWNIIKGDMALIGPRPEQKAFVQQFEQSIPFYGYRHIVRPGLSGWAQVMQGYAGNTDETQVKIEHDFYYIKHFSFALDVLILFKTLKTIITGFGAR; via the coding sequence ATGAAAACGATAAAAATGATTCTGCGCTTTATCGCCGCGGCCTTGGTGATTCTGATTGCGCCGGCGTGGTGGTTTTGGCCGCCGCGCGAGTGGACTCATCCCACGGCCACCAATCTTTCCAGCTACAGCCTGCTCTTGGCCGGCCTGCTGCTCTCCTACGCTTTGAGCCGCAACCTGACGCGTTTCCCCGGCGAGCGTTCTAAGCTGTCGGTGATTCCGGTGGCGGCCATCGGGCTGGGGTTGCCGCTGGTGTTTGCTGCCATGCTGCGACTGCCGTATTCGGTGTATTACCTAGCCGCCGGGTTTGTGCTCACGGTGTTGTATCTGTTTGCCGAAACCTGGCTGGAAAAGCGGCACATCCGCCATCTGTACTATATTGATGTGGAAGGCATGCGTGATTTGCCGCAGCTATCGAATATCCGCTGGCATGAGCTTGCCGAGCCGAGGCTACCTGAAACCGGCCGCGTGAATACGGTGGTGACTAATCTGCATGCGCCCGATTTGGGTGCGGATTGGCAGCGTTTCCTGGCCGACTGCACCTTGCGCGGCATTGCGGTTTACAACATCCGCCAGGTGGAGGAGTCGCTTACCGGCCGCGTGAAAATCCGGCATATGTATGAAAACGATTTGGGCTCGCTGCTACCCAGCCCGGCCTATATGGCGATTAAGCAGGCGCTGGAAGCCTTGATGGTGGTGGCCAGCCTGCCACTCACCCTGCCGCTGATGCTGGCTACCGCGCTGGCCATCCGGCTGGAAAGCCCGGGGCCGGTGCTGTTTGTACAAAACCGTGTAGGCCGCGGCGGGCGCGAGTTTAAAATTTATAAATTCCGCAGCATGGTGTGCGATTCGGAAAAACACGGCGCGCAGCTGGCGCAGGAAGGCGACGCACGCGTTACCCGCACCGGCCGCTTCATCCGCAAAACTAGGCTGGACGAGCTGCCGCAGTTTTGGAACATCATTAAAGGCGACATGGCGCTCATTGGCCCGCGCCCCGAGCAGAAAGCCTTTGTGCAGCAGTTTGAGCAAAGCATCCCCTTCTACGGCTACCGCCACATCGTGCGCCCCGGCCTTTCCGGCTGGGCACAGGTAATGCAGGGCTATGCCGGCAACACAGACGAAACCCAAGTGAAAATCGAGCACGATTTCTACTACATCAAGCACTTTTCCTTCGCACTGGATGTGCTGATTCTGTTTAAAACCCTGAAAACGATCATCACTGGCTTCGGTGCAAGATAA
- the mltA gene encoding murein transglycosylase A gives MAGKFLSSRNGRLLLSALLLGGCFFHSRPKPSGSGVSGMSALPPGQRYAEGYQHRVSGSPAGYKAVSFAALPQWPQQDFAASLNAFRKSCTALKNKPQWQNVCAQADRVGSQSAAARQFFEQYFTPWEVSHNGQLGGTITGYYEPVLHGSARQTAQARFPIYGLPADLVTVPLAGAPQSGTVRIRLTGRNSGQIAANGEYTANLADFPGREKSRSLKGRVSRSRFVPYYTREQINAGAVNGSAPVLAYADDPVELFFLHIQGSGRIRTPDGRYIRLGFADKNDHPYISIGRYMANKGYLPLAQTSMPKIRDWLRAHPDKLAEVLGQNPSYVFFRQLPDGNDGPIGSLGVPLSGGYSGAVDKRFITLGAPLFLATAHPETGHALNRLIMAQDTGSAINGAVRVDFFWGYGDEAGRMAGRMKQTGYVWLLLPNGVLP, from the coding sequence ATGGCAGGCAAATTTCTTTCTTCTCGTAACGGCCGGCTGTTGCTGTCGGCATTGCTGCTGGGCGGCTGTTTTTTTCATAGTCGGCCCAAGCCTTCTGGCAGCGGTGTCAGCGGTATGTCGGCTTTGCCGCCCGGGCAGCGTTATGCAGAAGGCTATCAGCACCGGGTTTCAGGTAGCCCGGCAGGGTATAAGGCGGTATCGTTTGCGGCGTTGCCGCAGTGGCCGCAGCAGGATTTTGCGGCTAGCTTGAATGCGTTTCGCAAAAGCTGTACTGCTTTGAAAAACAAGCCGCAATGGCAGAATGTGTGTGCCCAGGCCGACAGGGTGGGCAGTCAGTCTGCGGCGGCTAGGCAGTTTTTCGAGCAATATTTCACGCCGTGGGAGGTGAGCCACAACGGGCAGTTGGGCGGCACGATAACCGGCTACTACGAGCCGGTGTTGCATGGCAGTGCGCGGCAAACGGCACAGGCACGATTCCCGATTTATGGCTTGCCTGCGGATTTGGTTACTGTGCCGCTGGCCGGTGCGCCGCAATCGGGAACAGTACGAATCCGCCTCACCGGCCGCAACAGTGGCCAAATTGCCGCCAATGGTGAATACACGGCCAATCTGGCTGATTTCCCGGGGCGCGAGAAAAGCCGGTCTTTGAAAGGACGGGTTTCACGTAGCCGTTTTGTGCCGTATTACACCCGTGAGCAAATCAATGCCGGTGCGGTAAATGGCAGTGCGCCGGTGTTGGCTTATGCCGATGATCCGGTTGAATTGTTTTTCCTGCATATCCAAGGCTCCGGCCGAATTCGTACGCCGGATGGGCGCTATATCCGCTTAGGGTTTGCCGATAAAAACGACCACCCCTATATTTCTATTGGCCGTTATATGGCCAATAAAGGTTATCTGCCGCTGGCGCAAACCAGTATGCCGAAAATCCGTGATTGGTTGCGTGCACATCCGGATAAACTGGCTGAGGTGTTGGGTCAAAACCCCAGTTATGTATTTTTCCGCCAACTGCCGGACGGCAATGACGGACCGATTGGTTCGTTGGGAGTGCCATTGAGCGGCGGTTATTCCGGTGCAGTTGATAAACGCTTCATCACTTTGGGCGCACCACTGTTTCTGGCCACTGCGCATCCTGAAACCGGCCATGCGCTCAACCGCCTGATTATGGCGCAAGACACCGGCAGTGCCATCAACGGCGCGGTGCGGGTGGATTTTTTCTGGGGTTATGGTGACGAAGCAGGCAGAATGGCCGGCCGCATGAAGCAGACCGGCTATGTTTGGCTGTTGTTGCCCAACGGGGTGTTGCCGTGA
- the mutS gene encoding DNA mismatch repair protein MutS, whose amino-acid sequence MSRKSAVSPMMQQYLEIKAQHTDKLLFYRMGDFYELFFTDAEEAARLLDITLTTRGQINGEPIKMAGVPHHAAEQYLAKLVKLGRSVAICEQVGEVGVGKSPVAREVVRIITPGTLTDAALLEDKETNRIAAVAWNGKAKQPVGLAWASLQSGEFKAKIIAPAQLPDELARLQAAEVLLPDQAAAKLRLPENCNPTRLHDWQFAPDSAHTLLTDYFGCQDLLGFGLQAGEHDPAIGAAGALLNYIRHTQSRLPRHLDNLSLETEQQYIGMDAATRRNLEITATLSGKKEPTLFSTLDRCAGNMGSRLLAQWLHNPLRNREHIRARQEAVSALQSDYSALQGYLKTIADIERIAARIAVGSARPRDLSGLRDSLFTLAQLRLPESSLLNTLADIFPQGAGIAEKLQEAILPEPAVWLRDGGVINHGFSTELDELRRIQNHGSDFLLELEARERERTGLSTLKVEYNRVHGFYIELSKIQAAEAPADYQRRQTLKNAERFITPELKAFEDKVLNAQDRALALEKRLYDSLLQKLQQQLPLLQRTAKAAAALDVLCCFAHFAAEHDYHPPQFTDYPGIEIDNGRHPVVEGQVPHFTPNHTRLDHKHRLMLLTGPNMGGKSTYMRQVAHIVLLAHTGSFVPAEAARIGQIDQIFTRIGASDDLAANRSTFMVEMSETAYILRHATEQSLVLMDEVGRGTSTFDGLALAQAVAEHLIQKNQSFSLFATHYFELTRLPEQHSAAVNMHLSALEEGQDIVFLHHIEPGPAEKSYGIAVAKLAGLPAPALKAAQKHLEQLEAQAAAHRPQMDMFSLPEDAAPEHNPAEAAPPAAHHLLQKIAALHPDELTPRQALDLLYQLQKQAAAAQEAT is encoded by the coding sequence ATGAGCCGCAAAAGCGCCGTATCCCCCATGATGCAGCAGTATCTCGAGATCAAAGCCCAGCATACCGACAAACTGCTGTTCTACCGCATGGGCGACTTCTACGAGCTCTTCTTCACCGATGCCGAAGAAGCTGCCCGCTTGCTCGACATAACCCTCACCACCCGTGGCCAAATCAACGGCGAACCCATCAAAATGGCCGGCGTGCCACACCATGCGGCCGAGCAATACTTGGCCAAACTGGTCAAACTCGGCCGCAGCGTGGCCATTTGCGAGCAAGTAGGTGAAGTGGGCGTCGGCAAAAGCCCGGTGGCGCGAGAAGTGGTGCGCATCATTACCCCCGGCACGCTCACCGATGCCGCCCTATTGGAAGACAAAGAAACCAACCGCATCGCCGCCGTGGCTTGGAACGGCAAGGCCAAGCAACCGGTCGGCCTCGCCTGGGCCTCCCTGCAAAGCGGCGAATTCAAAGCCAAAATCATCGCCCCGGCTCAACTGCCCGATGAACTCGCCCGCTTGCAGGCCGCCGAAGTATTGCTGCCCGACCAAGCCGCCGCCAAATTAAGGCTACCTGAAAACTGCAACCCCACCCGCCTACACGACTGGCAATTCGCCCCCGACAGCGCCCACACCCTGCTCACCGACTACTTCGGCTGCCAAGACCTGCTCGGCTTCGGCCTCCAAGCTGGCGAACACGACCCCGCCATCGGCGCCGCCGGCGCCCTGCTCAACTACATCCGCCACACCCAATCCCGCCTGCCGCGCCACCTCGACAACCTCAGCCTCGAAACCGAACAGCAATACATCGGCATGGATGCCGCCACCCGCCGCAACCTCGAAATCACTGCCACCCTGTCCGGCAAAAAAGAGCCCACCCTCTTTTCCACCCTCGACCGCTGCGCCGGCAACATGGGCAGCCGCCTGCTTGCCCAATGGCTGCACAACCCCCTGCGCAACCGCGAACACATCCGCGCCCGCCAAGAAGCCGTATCCGCCCTGCAAAGCGATTATTCCGCCCTGCAAGGCTACCTGAAAACCATCGCCGACATCGAACGCATCGCCGCCCGCATCGCCGTGGGCTCCGCCCGCCCGCGCGACCTCTCCGGCCTACGCGACAGCTTATTCACCCTTGCCCAACTCAGACTACCTGAAAGCAGCCTGCTCAACACCCTGGCTGACATTTTCCCGCAAGGTGCCGGCATCGCCGAGAAGTTGCAAGAGGCCATCCTGCCCGAGCCCGCCGTGTGGCTGCGCGACGGCGGCGTGATCAACCACGGTTTTTCCACCGAGCTCGACGAATTGCGCCGCATCCAAAACCACGGCAGCGACTTCCTGCTCGAACTCGAAGCGCGCGAACGCGAGCGCACCGGCCTTTCCACCCTCAAAGTCGAATACAACCGCGTGCACGGCTTCTACATCGAGCTTTCCAAAATCCAAGCCGCCGAAGCGCCCGCCGACTACCAACGCCGCCAAACCCTGAAAAACGCCGAACGCTTCATCACCCCCGAGCTCAAAGCCTTCGAAGACAAAGTGCTCAATGCCCAAGATCGCGCCCTCGCCCTCGAAAAACGCCTCTACGACAGCCTGCTGCAAAAGCTACAGCAGCAACTGCCCCTGCTGCAGCGTACCGCCAAAGCCGCTGCCGCGCTGGACGTACTCTGCTGCTTTGCCCACTTTGCCGCCGAACACGATTACCACCCCCCCCAGTTCACCGACTACCCCGGCATCGAAATCGACAACGGCCGCCACCCTGTGGTTGAAGGCCAAGTGCCGCACTTCACGCCAAACCACACCCGCCTCGACCACAAACACCGCCTCATGCTGCTCACCGGCCCCAATATGGGCGGCAAATCCACCTATATGCGCCAAGTCGCCCACATCGTTTTGCTTGCCCACACCGGCAGCTTCGTGCCCGCCGAAGCCGCCCGCATCGGCCAAATCGACCAAATCTTCACCCGCATCGGCGCCTCCGACGACCTCGCCGCCAACCGCTCCACCTTCATGGTGGAAATGAGCGAAACCGCCTACATCCTGCGCCATGCCACCGAGCAATCCCTGGTGCTCATGGACGAAGTCGGCCGCGGCACCTCCACCTTCGACGGCCTCGCCCTCGCCCAAGCCGTGGCCGAACATTTAATCCAGAAAAACCAGTCCTTCAGCCTGTTTGCCACCCACTATTTCGAACTCACCCGCCTGCCTGAGCAGCATAGCGCCGCCGTCAATATGCACCTCTCCGCCTTGGAAGAAGGGCAAGACATCGTCTTCCTACACCACATCGAGCCCGGCCCGGCCGAAAAAAGCTACGGCATCGCCGTGGCCAAACTGGCTGGCCTGCCCGCTCCTGCCCTCAAAGCCGCGCAGAAACACCTCGAACAGCTCGAAGCCCAAGCCGCCGCCCACCGCCCGCAGATGGATATGTTCAGCCTGCCAGAAGATGCAGCGCCAGAACACAACCCGGCTGAAGCCGCCCCGCCAGCCGCCCACCACCTGCTGCAAAAAATCGCCGCGCTACACCCCGACGAACTTACCCCGCGCCAAGCCCTCGATCTGCTGTATCAACTGCAAAAACAGGCTGCCGCCGCGCAGGAAGCTACCTGA
- the galE gene encoding UDP-glucose 4-epimerase GalE: MSTILVTGGAGFIGSHTVVELIQAGHLPVIIDNLCNASPQVIGRIAEITGHTPVFYQGDIRDRELLRRIFAEHPIQSVIHFAALKAVGESVNKPLEYYSNNVSGSLILLEEMQHAGVKSIVFSSSATVYGDPDTVPITETAPLGEATNPYGASKQMMERMMADLHTADPEWSVILLRYFNPIGAHPSGHIGEQPNGIPNNLLPYVCQVAAGKLAELSVFGDDYPTPDGTGVRDYIHVVDLALGHVAALDKKSREAGVHIYNLGTGKGSSVLEIVRAFEAASGKKIPYAIKLRRAGDIAECYADPARAFAELGWHAERSLADMMRDSWRWQSGNPDGYGD, translated from the coding sequence ATGTCCACTATCCTCGTTACCGGCGGCGCCGGTTTCATCGGCTCGCACACCGTGGTCGAGCTCATCCAAGCCGGCCATCTCCCCGTGATTATCGATAACCTCTGCAATGCCTCGCCCCAAGTTATCGGCCGCATCGCCGAAATCACCGGCCACACCCCCGTCTTTTATCAGGGCGATATCCGTGACCGCGAATTATTGCGCCGTATTTTTGCCGAACACCCCATCCAATCCGTGATCCACTTCGCCGCCCTCAAAGCCGTGGGCGAGAGCGTGAACAAGCCGCTTGAGTATTACAGCAACAATGTTTCAGGTAGCCTTATCCTGCTGGAAGAAATGCAGCACGCCGGCGTGAAAAGCATTGTGTTCAGCTCCTCCGCCACCGTATATGGCGACCCGGATACCGTGCCGATTACCGAAACCGCCCCCCTTGGCGAAGCCACCAATCCCTATGGCGCGTCGAAACAGATGATGGAGCGCATGATGGCCGACCTCCACACCGCCGACCCCGAATGGAGCGTGATTTTACTGCGCTATTTCAACCCCATCGGCGCGCATCCCAGCGGCCACATCGGCGAGCAGCCCAACGGGATTCCGAACAACCTGTTGCCCTACGTTTGCCAAGTGGCTGCCGGCAAGCTGGCCGAACTCTCCGTATTCGGCGACGACTACCCCACCCCCGACGGCACCGGCGTGCGCGACTATATCCACGTTGTCGATCTGGCGCTCGGCCACGTGGCCGCCCTCGATAAAAAAAGCCGCGAAGCAGGCGTGCACATCTACAACCTCGGCACCGGAAAAGGCTCGTCTGTGCTGGAAATCGTCCGCGCCTTTGAAGCCGCCTCGGGCAAAAAAATCCCCTATGCCATCAAGCTCCGCCGCGCCGGCGATATCGCCGAATGCTACGCCGACCCCGCCCGCGCCTTTGCCGAGCTGGGCTGGCATGCCGAACGCAGCCTAGCTGATATGATGCGCGACTCTTGGCGCTGGCAAAGCGGTAATCCGGATGGGTATGGAGATTGA
- a CDS encoding hypoxanthine-guanine phosphoribosyltransferase: MTIKQRFWQASTILEEADLLFDEAACRAALERMAEEITADLAEQYPLLLPVMGGAVVFTGQLLPLLRFPLDFDYVHVSRYGSELSGSVQLNWLRAPQNSVEGRHVLVLDDILDEGHTMAAIHKQVLEMGAASCCTAVFANKNINRPKPITADYVGIHVPDRYVFGYGMDAGGMWRNLGAIYALANK; encoded by the coding sequence ATGACCATCAAACAACGATTCTGGCAAGCCAGCACCATACTGGAAGAAGCCGACCTCCTGTTCGACGAAGCCGCCTGCCGAGCTGCCCTGGAGCGCATGGCCGAAGAAATTACCGCCGACTTGGCCGAGCAATACCCCCTGCTCCTACCCGTGATGGGCGGTGCCGTCGTTTTCACCGGCCAGCTCCTGCCCCTCTTGCGCTTCCCGCTCGATTTCGACTACGTACACGTTTCCCGTTACGGCAGCGAACTAAGCGGCAGCGTGCAGCTCAACTGGCTGCGTGCCCCGCAAAACAGCGTGGAAGGCCGACACGTTCTCGTGCTCGACGACATCCTAGACGAAGGCCACACCATGGCCGCCATCCACAAACAAGTACTGGAAATGGGCGCCGCCTCCTGCTGCACCGCCGTATTCGCCAATAAAAACATCAACCGCCCTAAACCCATCACTGCCGATTATGTAGGTATCCACGTGCCCGACCGCTATGTGTTCGGCTACGGCATGGATGCCGGTGGCATGTGGCGCAACCTCGGCGCCATCTACGCCCTGGCCAATAAATAG
- a CDS encoding glycosyltransferase family 2 protein, which produces MTVPAQNRFSGSLLVESTPPFSVLMSLYAREQPEYLRQCLASLAAQTLPPNEIVLVYDGGLPESLETVVTSFSASLPLKIVRLPQNVGLGRALNAGLQACIHEWVCRMDTDDICHPERFARQLAFVAMQPQLGVCGSQIDEFEHTLADAAHSRRVPCEHEEIARFAKSRNPINHMTVCYRKSAVLAAGNYQHAPLYEDYDLWVRMLLNGCRFANLPEVLVYARAGDEMYRRRGGWAYAKNELAMQLRFYRAGFLSAVQWAKNVLLRLPVRLLPNGARQWVYRVLLRK; this is translated from the coding sequence ATGACGGTGCCAGCGCAAAACCGGTTTTCAGGTAGCCTTTTGGTGGAAAGCACGCCGCCGTTTTCCGTGTTGATGTCGCTGTATGCCCGTGAACAGCCGGAATATCTGCGTCAATGTTTGGCCAGTTTGGCCGCACAAACCCTGCCGCCAAACGAAATCGTGCTGGTGTATGACGGTGGGCTACCTGAAAGCTTGGAAACCGTGGTAACAAGCTTTTCAGCTAGCCTGCCGCTGAAGATTGTGCGGCTGCCGCAAAACGTGGGGCTGGGGCGGGCGCTGAATGCAGGCCTGCAGGCCTGCATACACGAATGGGTGTGCCGCATGGATACCGACGACATCTGCCACCCCGAGCGTTTCGCGCGGCAGCTGGCTTTTGTGGCGATGCAGCCGCAGCTTGGCGTGTGCGGCAGCCAGATTGACGAGTTTGAACACACGCTGGCCGATGCCGCGCACAGCCGCCGCGTGCCCTGCGAACACGAGGAAATTGCCCGCTTTGCCAAAAGCCGCAATCCCATCAACCACATGACGGTGTGCTACCGCAAATCGGCCGTGCTCGCGGCGGGCAATTATCAGCACGCGCCGCTATATGAGGATTACGATTTGTGGGTGCGCATGCTGCTGAACGGCTGCCGTTTCGCCAACCTGCCCGAAGTGCTGGTGTATGCGCGCGCGGGCGACGAGATGTATCGGCGGCGCGGCGGCTGGGCGTATGCGAAAAACGAGCTGGCCATGCAGCTCCGTTTTTACCGCGCGGGCTTTTTGAGCGCGGTACAGTGGGCAAAAAACGTGCTGCTGCGATTGCCGGTGCGGCTGCTGCCGAACGGGGCGCGGCAGTGGGTGTATCGGGTGTTGTTGCGGAAGTAG
- a CDS encoding outer membrane beta-barrel protein, with translation MQKTLIALAVLALSAAVQAAPADEGVPLHPIKDGRYTVTTGYAHENAKIDQLKYSGNGVTLQGRADIPLAQQHAIRAELGYQYLDSDAKANGEKIINGAKTNNVDVYAGYLFSPSGFKNGGLRVGGGLGYSHGKIDVHSHRIDPDDDAVDISANNLYLKAQVEYEQQLGSSWSITPWTEAQVSLHRRVEEQYTQIEYASDGKYKQNNYSLGLGVDVNKQLGESTSLTFGPYYRYTRDKATNFTHEGENIEVQKTNRHSFGIRGGVRF, from the coding sequence ATGCAGAAAACCCTAATTGCCTTGGCCGTGTTGGCCTTGTCTGCCGCTGTTCAGGCCGCCCCTGCAGATGAGGGTGTGCCGCTGCACCCCATCAAAGACGGCCGCTACACCGTAACCACCGGTTACGCACACGAAAATGCCAAAATCGATCAACTTAAATATTCCGGCAACGGCGTTACCCTGCAAGGCCGCGCCGATATTCCGCTAGCTCAGCAACACGCTATTCGTGCCGAATTGGGCTATCAATACCTCGATTCCGATGCGAAAGCCAATGGCGAAAAAATCATCAACGGTGCCAAAACTAATAACGTAGATGTGTATGCCGGTTATTTGTTCTCTCCCTCCGGCTTCAAAAACGGCGGTCTGCGCGTGGGGGGTGGTTTGGGCTATAGCCACGGCAAAATAGATGTGCACAGCCACCGAATCGATCCCGACGACGATGCTGTCGATATCAGTGCCAACAACCTGTATCTGAAAGCCCAGGTGGAATACGAGCAGCAACTGGGCAGCAGCTGGAGCATTACCCCGTGGACCGAAGCCCAAGTCAGCCTACACCGCCGTGTGGAAGAACAATATACACAGATTGAGTATGCCAGTGACGGTAAATACAAACAAAACAACTACAGCCTCGGATTGGGTGTAGATGTGAACAAACAGCTGGGCGAAAGCACTAGCCTCACCTTCGGCCCCTATTACCGTTACACGCGGGATAAAGCCACCAACTTTACCCACGAAGGTGAAAATATCGAGGTGCAGAAAACCAACCGCCACAGCTTCGGCATCCGGGGCGGTGTGCGTTTCTAA